A portion of the Pedobacter cryoconitis genome contains these proteins:
- a CDS encoding DNA gyrase/topoisomerase IV subunit A, with amino-acid sequence MSDELDNNVNEETKHTVIPINGLYENWFLDYASYVILDRAVPHINDGLKPVQRRIMHSLKEMDDGRFNKAANVIGNTMKYHPHGDASIGDAMVQIGQKDLLIDCQGNWGDPITGDSAAAPRYIEARLSKFATEVVFNADTTIWQLSYDGRNNEPLTLPVKFPLLLAQGAEGIAVGLATKVMPHNFIELLDASIAILQGGKPNILPDFFTGGMADFSAYNEGMRGGKIRVRAKITEKDKKTLVITEIPYSTTTGSVIDSILSANDKGKIKIKKIEDNTAAHVEIVIQLAPGISPDVTIDALYAFTSCEVSISPNTCIIKDDKPQFLSVNTILIENTQNTKNLLKQELEIKLHELQEKIFFSSLLKIFIQEGMYKHAEYENASNFDAVVEVLNILFAPFKEQLYREILPEDFKKLIDKPMSSITRFDVKKADDQMKALADDIKVVKNHLRHLTDYAIAWYQKLKDKYGKGRERKTEIRLFDRVEASKVALANVKLYMNREDGFIGTGLKKDEFIADCSDLDEIIVFREDGKCTITKVADKTFVGKGIVYAHVFKKNDDRTIYNLIYKDGASGTSYIKRFAVIGVTRDKEYDLTKGSKGSKMLYFTPNPNGEAEIVTVLLKPHTKLKKLQFDIDFAEIAIKGRASQGNIVSKYPIKKVLLKSKGVSTLSGLKIWYDDLLRRLNVDGRGKYLGEFDGDDKILQVHKEGWYELSSFELSNHFDADLLLIQKFDPEKAFAVVQYEGKAKNYFIKRFVFEPIAIGKKQTLISEETGSRFLHLTSNPEATLTVDVLKGKTQIPETLEIVLADFIDLKGIKANGNRLSQHEVKNITISNAEENELVLEEEVKESTVVAEEVSGDDQEPSAKAGLIETKTETEDNEAEDDEAETNGEITSVQEETTPVDDISEEIAEEVIIEEEVIAIEATTIEKQENASIVEEKKEVPVVKKEWVRQENVVQPVEEADKTVRTPVKRTKKAELPVTPEVEETPVVSEKAEVPVTPEAEETPVVPEKTETPVTPEKTTSPATKPAKPKKTDDAKSKVTKEASLNKNVKLEITNPDDVEIDDKGQLGLF; translated from the coding sequence ATGAGCGACGAATTAGATAATAACGTAAACGAAGAGACAAAACATACCGTAATACCTATTAATGGCCTTTACGAGAACTGGTTCCTCGATTATGCCTCTTATGTAATTTTAGACCGGGCAGTACCCCATATTAATGATGGACTGAAACCCGTTCAGCGTAGAATTATGCACTCGCTGAAAGAAATGGACGATGGACGTTTCAACAAGGCAGCCAATGTGATTGGAAATACCATGAAGTATCACCCGCACGGGGATGCTTCAATTGGAGATGCCATGGTGCAGATTGGTCAGAAGGATTTGCTGATTGACTGTCAGGGTAACTGGGGAGACCCGATTACCGGAGACAGTGCAGCTGCGCCACGTTATATTGAAGCACGTTTGTCAAAATTCGCCACAGAAGTCGTTTTTAATGCAGACACAACCATCTGGCAATTAAGTTATGACGGACGGAATAATGAACCACTTACTTTACCTGTAAAATTCCCGCTGCTATTGGCGCAGGGAGCTGAAGGAATTGCAGTAGGTCTGGCTACTAAGGTTATGCCGCATAACTTTATTGAGTTACTTGATGCCTCTATTGCTATCCTGCAAGGTGGAAAACCCAATATCCTTCCCGACTTTTTTACCGGAGGTATGGCAGATTTTTCTGCTTATAACGAAGGAATGCGTGGTGGTAAGATTCGGGTCCGTGCTAAAATCACTGAAAAAGATAAGAAGACCCTGGTCATTACTGAGATTCCTTACAGTACAACAACGGGTTCTGTGATTGACAGTATTCTTTCTGCCAATGATAAAGGTAAAATCAAAATCAAGAAGATTGAAGACAATACTGCCGCACATGTGGAGATTGTGATTCAACTTGCTCCGGGTATATCACCGGATGTGACTATAGATGCACTTTACGCATTCACTTCTTGTGAGGTTTCTATTTCTCCGAATACTTGTATTATTAAAGATGATAAGCCTCAGTTCCTGAGTGTAAATACTATCCTGATAGAAAATACTCAGAATACTAAAAATCTGTTAAAACAGGAGCTTGAAATCAAACTGCATGAGCTTCAGGAAAAGATTTTCTTCAGTTCTTTATTGAAGATCTTCATTCAGGAAGGAATGTACAAGCATGCTGAATATGAGAATGCAAGTAATTTCGATGCCGTAGTAGAAGTACTGAATATCTTGTTTGCCCCGTTCAAGGAGCAATTGTACAGAGAAATCCTGCCAGAAGATTTCAAGAAGCTGATCGATAAACCGATGAGCAGCATTACCCGCTTTGATGTTAAGAAAGCGGATGACCAGATGAAAGCATTGGCGGATGATATTAAAGTAGTGAAAAATCACCTTCGCCATCTAACTGATTATGCGATTGCATGGTATCAGAAATTGAAAGATAAATACGGAAAAGGCAGAGAACGTAAAACGGAGATCCGCCTGTTTGACAGAGTGGAAGCTTCCAAAGTTGCTTTAGCCAACGTTAAACTTTATATGAACCGGGAAGATGGTTTTATCGGAACGGGACTTAAAAAAGACGAATTTATTGCTGACTGTTCTGATCTGGATGAAATTATTGTATTCAGAGAAGATGGTAAATGCACGATTACTAAAGTTGCAGATAAAACATTTGTGGGTAAAGGAATTGTTTACGCACACGTATTTAAAAAGAATGACGACCGTACCATTTATAACCTGATTTACAAAGATGGAGCAAGTGGTACTTCTTATATTAAACGTTTTGCTGTAATAGGGGTGACCCGTGACAAAGAATACGACTTAACAAAAGGAAGTAAAGGGTCGAAGATGTTATATTTCACGCCTAATCCAAATGGTGAGGCTGAGATCGTTACCGTACTGCTTAAACCGCATACTAAGCTAAAGAAATTACAATTTGATATAGACTTTGCGGAAATTGCTATTAAAGGACGTGCTTCTCAGGGAAACATAGTTTCTAAATATCCTATTAAGAAGGTTTTATTAAAGAGCAAAGGTGTTTCTACATTGTCAGGTTTGAAAATCTGGTATGATGATTTATTAAGAAGATTAAATGTTGATGGAAGAGGTAAATACCTGGGTGAATTTGATGGTGACGATAAAATCCTTCAGGTACATAAAGAAGGTTGGTATGAACTGAGTTCTTTTGAATTGAGTAATCATTTTGATGCTGATCTGCTACTGATTCAGAAATTTGATCCTGAAAAAGCATTCGCAGTTGTGCAGTATGAAGGAAAGGCTAAGAATTACTTTATTAAGCGCTTTGTCTTTGAGCCTATTGCAATAGGAAAAAAACAAACGCTGATCAGTGAGGAAACCGGGTCCAGGTTCCTGCATCTGACCAGTAATCCTGAAGCTACCTTAACGGTAGATGTATTAAAAGGTAAAACACAGATTCCTGAGACATTAGAAATTGTGCTTGCAGATTTTATAGACTTAAAAGGTATCAAAGCTAACGGTAACCGGTTAAGTCAGCATGAGGTGAAAAATATTACAATCAGCAATGCGGAGGAAAATGAGCTTGTTCTGGAAGAGGAGGTTAAAGAGAGTACTGTTGTAGCAGAGGAAGTTTCTGGAGATGATCAGGAGCCTTCAGCTAAAGCAGGATTAATTGAAACTAAGACTGAAACGGAGGATAATGAAGCTGAGGATGATGAGGCTGAAACCAATGGTGAAATTACATCGGTTCAGGAAGAAACCACACCAGTTGACGATATTTCTGAAGAAATAGCCGAAGAAGTAATTATTGAAGAAGAAGTAATAGCTATTGAAGCTACTACTATAGAGAAGCAAGAGAACGCTTCTATAGTTGAAGAGAAAAAAGAGGTTCCTGTTGTTAAAAAAGAGTGGGTTAGGCAGGAGAATGTAGTTCAGCCTGTTGAAGAAGCAGATAAAACTGTGCGAACTCCGGTAAAACGAACAAAGAAAGCAGAATTACCAGTTACTCCAGAAGTGGAAGAAACACCAGTTGTTTCTGAAAAAGCCGAAGTGCCTGTTACCCCGGAAGCGGAAGAAACACCAGTTGTTCCTGAAAAAACAGAAACACCTGTTACTCCTGAAAAAACAACATCACCGGCAACTAAGCCAGCGAAGCCAAAGAAAACTGACGATGCTAAAAGTAAAGTCACTAAAGAGGCATCACTCAATAAAAATGTCAAACTCGAGATCACTAACCCTGATGATGTAGAGATCGATGATAAAGGTCAGCTTGGCTTATTCTAA
- a CDS encoding LiaF transmembrane domain-containing protein — MKLNRVMWGVILLFVGAVLLLENFDVINFYWRNVWSFWPVFLIIAGVNILFNRNKSETGNIISLAVLVLMLGFVFYRGQQPPHNKNWIGDRLTKDLDLDLDSAGDDESQNIKFTEPFIVADSSKKTVLNISGGGTSFNLKGETEELITADVERKNGNFILQKETSDSVNTVTFKMKDKKGNWSLGNGGNNVDLRLNKRPEWTVNMNMGAGEVDLDLSDYKVRSFRFDGGAASVDLKVGSLLPITDVVVKTGVASIEISIPEASGCRIKTKTGLSAKDFPGFIKIDNNNYETSNYNGSAKKIFINLDGGLSNFEVTRH; from the coding sequence ATGAAACTTAATAGAGTGATGTGGGGCGTAATACTACTGTTTGTAGGTGCTGTCCTTTTATTAGAAAACTTTGACGTAATTAATTTTTACTGGAGAAATGTATGGAGCTTCTGGCCTGTATTCCTGATTATTGCCGGAGTAAATATCCTGTTCAACAGAAACAAATCGGAGACAGGAAACATAATTTCTCTAGCTGTACTGGTATTGATGCTTGGTTTTGTGTTTTACAGGGGGCAGCAGCCTCCGCATAACAAGAACTGGATAGGCGATAGGCTGACGAAAGACCTGGACCTGGATTTAGATAGTGCAGGAGATGATGAAAGTCAGAATATCAAATTTACAGAACCATTTATTGTTGCAGACAGTTCAAAAAAGACTGTACTTAATATTTCTGGCGGTGGAACATCTTTTAATTTGAAAGGGGAAACTGAAGAGCTCATTACAGCTGACGTAGAACGCAAAAACGGCAATTTCATTTTACAAAAAGAGACTTCTGATTCTGTGAATACAGTAACCTTTAAAATGAAAGATAAGAAAGGCAACTGGTCTCTTGGAAATGGAGGGAACAATGTTGATTTAAGGCTGAATAAAAGACCTGAATGGACTGTGAATATGAACATGGGTGCTGGTGAGGTAGATTTAGACCTGAGCGATTATAAGGTGAGAAGTTTCAGGTTTGATGGTGGTGCGGCTTCTGTTGATCTTAAGGTAGGTTCTTTATTGCCTATCACCGATGTGGTTGTGAAAACTGGTGTTGCCTCGATAGAAATTAGTATTCCTGAAGCTTCAGGTTGCAGAATTAAAACAAAAACCGGGCTTTCTGCAAAGGATTTCCCTGGTTTTATCAAGATTGATAATAATAATTATGAGACTTCAAATTATAACGGATCTGCGAAAAAGATTTTTATTAATCTGGATGGTGGATTGAGTAATTTTGAAGTAACCAGACATTAA
- a CDS encoding ABC transporter ATP-binding protein produces the protein MIEIKDIEKSFGSNTVLKGISGIFKEGLTNLIIGGSGSGKTTLLKCMIGLHTPEKGSVQYDGREFIDMDFEQRIEIRKEIGMLFQGSALFDSMTVEENIMFPLNMFTDHAFKEKLERVNFCLERVNLEGKNKLFPAELSGGMKKRVGIARAIAMNPKYLFVDEPNSGLDPKTSIVIDELIKEITEEYNTTTIVVTHDMNSVMGIGDYILFLHEGKKFWEGSNKEIAHTDIAELNDFVFASRFMKAAKKNF, from the coding sequence ATGATCGAAATCAAAGACATTGAAAAATCTTTCGGGTCCAATACTGTCCTGAAAGGTATATCAGGTATATTCAAAGAAGGGTTGACGAATTTGATCATTGGTGGTTCAGGTTCAGGAAAAACTACCTTGCTAAAATGCATGATAGGCTTGCATACCCCCGAAAAAGGAAGTGTGCAATATGATGGAAGAGAATTCATTGATATGGATTTTGAACAGCGTATTGAAATCCGTAAAGAGATCGGTATGCTTTTCCAGGGTTCGGCACTTTTTGACTCCATGACTGTAGAAGAAAATATCATGTTTCCGTTGAATATGTTTACCGATCACGCTTTTAAAGAAAAACTGGAACGTGTTAATTTTTGTCTGGAAAGGGTCAACCTGGAAGGTAAAAACAAACTTTTTCCGGCAGAACTTTCAGGAGGGATGAAAAAGCGTGTGGGAATTGCCCGTGCAATTGCCATGAACCCAAAATATCTTTTTGTTGATGAGCCTAATTCAGGTCTCGATCCGAAAACATCTATCGTTATTGATGAGCTGATTAAGGAAATTACAGAAGAATACAATACCACTACTATTGTAGTTACCCACGATATGAACTCGGTAATGGGTATTGGTGACTATATTCTTTTCTTACACGAAGGAAAAAAATTCTGGGAAGGTTCTAATAAAGAAATCGCCCATACAGACATAGCAGAACTTAATGATTTTGTTTTTGCCAGCCGTTTCATGAAAGCTGCCAAGAAAAACTTTTAA
- a CDS encoding PspC domain-containing protein: MENRLLRNEHDKIIAGVSSGLAEYMQVDVTIIRLLFVLSTIFLVGTGILVYLVMWIVVPVNNDPAARFSKFNDYFKKQSDFQGFNTPPPFGQQPPSAAAGNPDVKSAPAQDWQNPLDFKSLPKNNDTGRTVGGLVLLVIGLYFLMNEFNLIPYWFRLGKLWPLLFVAIGLSFILKAKRQNKWEDWKKEQPEDLNTTAGQPATEQPVAQEPAKPADQTPENQL; the protein is encoded by the coding sequence ATGGAAAACAGATTGTTAAGAAACGAACATGACAAGATAATTGCAGGCGTTTCATCGGGATTAGCAGAATATATGCAGGTAGATGTAACTATCATCCGGTTATTATTTGTGTTGTCAACTATATTTTTGGTTGGAACTGGTATCCTGGTTTATCTGGTGATGTGGATTGTAGTGCCGGTAAATAATGATCCGGCTGCGAGATTTTCAAAGTTTAATGATTATTTCAAGAAACAGAGTGATTTTCAGGGATTTAATACGCCGCCGCCATTTGGGCAGCAACCGCCATCTGCAGCAGCAGGAAACCCGGATGTGAAAAGTGCACCCGCACAGGACTGGCAGAATCCGTTAGATTTTAAATCTTTGCCAAAAAATAACGATACAGGACGGACTGTCGGAGGATTAGTCCTTTTGGTAATCGGTTTATATTTTTTAATGAATGAGTTTAATCTGATCCCTTATTGGTTCAGGTTAGGTAAATTATGGCCTTTATTGTTTGTTGCGATCGGTTTAAGTTTCATCTTGAAAGCGAAACGACAAAATAAATGGGAAGACTGGAAAAAAGAACAACCTGAGGATTTAAATACCACAGCAGGGCAACCTGCAACAGAACAACCTGTTGCGCAAGAGCCTGCAAAACCTGCAGACCAGACCCCAGAGAATCAATTGTAA
- a CDS encoding MlaE family ABC transporter permease, producing the protein MNFTNFGKYLLLLKAVFRKPEKFKIYLKAIFQQMDFVGVGSLGLIAIISTFIGAVMTLQIAFQLVSDFIPKTIIGSVTRDSSILELSPTITAIVLAGKIGSAISSEIGTMRVSEQIDALEIMGINSPGYLILPKLIAGITMVPVLVIFAMVLSITGGYLGGTLSGAVTPAEYIQGITTDFNPYTIVVALVKAFVFGFIITTVPAYEGFYVKGGALEVAQASTRAVVVSCISILACDYIVTQLLL; encoded by the coding sequence ATGAACTTCACCAATTTTGGTAAATATCTGTTGCTGTTGAAGGCAGTTTTCAGAAAGCCCGAAAAGTTTAAAATATATCTTAAAGCCATTTTTCAACAGATGGACTTTGTCGGAGTAGGTTCTCTTGGCTTAATTGCCATTATTTCTACTTTTATCGGGGCTGTTATGACTTTACAGATCGCCTTCCAGCTGGTGAGTGATTTTATCCCTAAAACTATTATTGGTTCGGTAACGCGTGATTCCAGTATTCTTGAGCTCAGTCCTACTATTACAGCCATTGTACTTGCGGGTAAAATTGGTTCCGCGATTTCTTCGGAAATTGGTACCATGCGGGTGAGTGAACAGATTGATGCACTCGAAATCATGGGGATCAATTCACCTGGTTATCTGATTCTTCCTAAACTGATTGCAGGAATTACAATGGTTCCTGTTCTGGTAATTTTTGCGATGGTATTAAGTATAACGGGTGGTTATTTAGGTGGTACTTTGTCAGGGGCAGTAACTCCGGCAGAATATATCCAGGGTATCACTACTGATTTTAATCCTTATACTATCGTTGTTGCACTGGTCAAAGCATTTGTTTTTGGTTTCATCATTACTACGGTTCCTGCTTACGAAGGTTTTTACGTCAAAGGTGGTGCATTAGAAGTTGCTCAGGCAAGTACAAGGGCAGTTGTAGTAAGCTGTATCAGCATCCTGGCTTGTGATTACATTGTAACCCAATTATTATTATGA
- a CDS encoding class I SAM-dependent methyltransferase, with amino-acid sequence MISLLTPTHWKDYELIDCGDFEKLERFGNLILCRPEPQAVWKKMLPEQEWKKLTHIRFKGRSATSGEWVKSAGNVPDRWNVEYKNDEVKINLRLGLTSFKHVGVFPEQAVNWDYISSSIKKFKNPKPKVLNLFAYTGAASLIAQASGADTTHVDSIKQVVNWANENQELSQLKDVRWVVEDALKFVQRELKRGKKYNGIILDPPAFGHGPNGEKWKLEDHIQEMMQDVVQLLDEEEHFLILNTYSLGFSSVIVENLIKTSFPQVKNLETGELYLQATSGIKLPLGVFGKFNTFSS; translated from the coding sequence ATGATAAGCCTACTTACCCCCACGCACTGGAAAGATTATGAGTTGATTGACTGTGGAGATTTTGAAAAATTAGAGCGCTTTGGCAATCTTATCCTTTGCAGACCTGAGCCTCAGGCTGTATGGAAGAAAATGCTTCCGGAACAGGAATGGAAAAAATTAACACATATCAGGTTTAAAGGTCGTTCTGCGACTTCTGGAGAATGGGTAAAGTCTGCTGGAAATGTTCCTGACCGCTGGAATGTGGAATATAAGAATGATGAGGTAAAAATTAACCTGCGCCTTGGTTTAACCTCATTTAAACATGTAGGTGTTTTTCCTGAGCAGGCAGTAAACTGGGATTACATTTCTTCTTCTATTAAAAAGTTCAAAAATCCAAAACCGAAAGTACTTAACCTTTTTGCTTATACAGGTGCAGCATCATTGATTGCACAAGCTTCAGGTGCGGATACAACACACGTGGATTCGATCAAACAGGTAGTGAACTGGGCAAATGAGAACCAGGAATTATCTCAGTTGAAAGATGTAAGATGGGTTGTGGAAGATGCTTTAAAATTTGTACAACGTGAGTTGAAACGTGGTAAAAAATATAATGGTATTATTTTAGATCCTCCTGCATTCGGTCATGGCCCGAATGGAGAAAAGTGGAAACTGGAAGATCATATTCAGGAAATGATGCAGGATGTAGTACAATTACTGGATGAGGAGGAACACTTCCTGATTCTGAATACGTACTCCCTGGGATTCTCTTCTGTAATTGTAGAAAATCTGATCAAGACTTCTTTCCCTCAGGTAAAAAACCTTGAAACTGGTGAGTTATATCTTCAGGCTACTTCAGGGATAAAATTACCGCTGGGCGTATTTGGAAAATTTAATACTTTCTCTTCTTAA
- a CDS encoding cytidine deaminase encodes MNNLNISIAYESYDQLEELNAADQSLCIQAKEALKTSYSPYSKFKVATAVRLNDGVVVSGSNQENLAYPSGLCAERVALFTIGATYPDAIIETMAITAHTDNFKIEQPITCCGACLQVMAEFERKQNKEIEILFYCLNGKILKVKGIKSLLPFVFVEDRLAE; translated from the coding sequence ATGAATAACTTAAATATTTCCATTGCTTATGAATCCTACGATCAGTTAGAAGAACTGAATGCAGCCGATCAATCCTTATGTATACAAGCAAAGGAAGCATTAAAGACCTCTTACTCTCCATACTCCAAGTTTAAAGTTGCCACTGCGGTAAGGCTAAATGATGGTGTGGTCGTTTCTGGAAGTAACCAGGAGAATCTGGCCTACCCATCCGGACTTTGTGCAGAACGTGTGGCTCTTTTTACAATTGGTGCCACTTATCCTGATGCAATTATAGAAACGATGGCGATTACAGCCCATACCGATAACTTTAAAATTGAACAGCCTATTACTTGCTGTGGTGCTTGTTTACAAGTTATGGCCGAATTTGAAAGAAAACAAAATAAAGAAATAGAAATACTTTTTTATTGTCTGAATGGTAAGATTCTAAAAGTGAAGGGTATCAAAAGTTTGCTGCCTTTTGTATTTGTAGAAGATCGTCTGGCTGAATAA
- a CDS encoding Rpn family recombination-promoting nuclease/putative transposase, with protein sequence MSEKMNKYIDPLSDFGFKHLFGGEPNKDIMIGFLNAIFEGQKHITDIIYGPTEYGGDEQDYRKVSFDLLCTGTQGEQFIVEMQRLAHSNFGDRCIFYLSRLIHQQKSLGKENWNFKLKEVFLIAILDFKMKSSTNDHYLQSISLVNTGTGEIFHNGLGFKFLELPKFDKKEDELENELDKWVYMLKHMQSLGKIPEYLDKRIFQKIFNVSEMSRLTPEQRFIHDLDQQKKWEYQCVLDDQFEQGLEKGKLEISLELAREMKKENFDTLKIVQFTKLPIEVINNL encoded by the coding sequence ATGTCAGAAAAAATGAACAAGTATATTGATCCGTTGTCAGATTTCGGTTTTAAGCACCTTTTCGGCGGTGAGCCGAATAAGGATATTATGATCGGATTTTTAAATGCAATATTTGAAGGACAGAAACACATTACCGATATTATTTATGGTCCAACGGAGTATGGGGGTGATGAGCAAGATTACAGAAAAGTCTCTTTTGATCTATTATGTACTGGAACGCAGGGTGAGCAGTTTATTGTGGAAATGCAGCGGCTTGCACATTCTAATTTTGGCGACCGGTGTATTTTTTACTTAAGCCGGCTGATCCACCAGCAAAAATCACTAGGTAAAGAAAACTGGAATTTCAAGTTGAAAGAGGTCTTTCTGATTGCTATACTGGATTTTAAAATGAAAAGCAGCACAAACGATCATTATCTGCAGAGTATTTCACTGGTTAACACGGGCACAGGTGAAATATTCCACAATGGACTGGGATTTAAGTTTTTGGAACTACCTAAATTTGATAAAAAAGAAGATGAGCTGGAGAATGAACTGGACAAATGGGTTTATATGCTTAAACACATGCAAAGTCTGGGCAAAATCCCGGAGTATCTGGACAAACGTATCTTTCAAAAAATATTTAATGTATCTGAAATGAGCAGACTAACACCCGAACAACGGTTTATACACGATTTAGATCAGCAGAAAAAATGGGAATATCAATGTGTTCTTGATGACCAGTTTGAACAAGGCCTTGAAAAAGGGAAACTCGAAATTTCTCTTGAACTGGCAAGAGAAATGAAAAAAGAAAATTTTGATACACTTAAGATCGTTCAGTTTACGAAGTTACCCATAGAAGTCATTAATAATTTATAG
- a CDS encoding HmuY family protein — MNKNNIFMICCGVVFAFAGCKKDSVDYKYPQPFAGQQVTLPGVAGTELGLNAANSVFVDFSKGVVTPIRRANWDLGLYPGADFKAILNHTMGAMAYDTGKQNFADVQQKDSIDFVDKMKLGVAGSGVYVDPVTGTAADYLAKLVTIKVGASEGASNIYIVNSGYAGLPEMTTLVPATPTTPVIPSVPVKRPWYKVKIYQGTNGYRIKHARMNIDNPSFTEFVVNKDLSYNFNFFSFTSPSAVGEPAQSLWDIQWTWTTSTIADASATGTTAVATHDFVLINFLGGVTAAEVKIADQTANEYENFTKEKLAGITYLNTREAIGVKWRSLTTDGRPVVNRDRFYLVKDADGNVYKLRFVSSSNADGGVAGAPVIEYRLVDAAITPGTT, encoded by the coding sequence ATGAATAAAAACAATATATTTATGATTTGCTGCGGTGTGGTTTTTGCATTTGCAGGATGTAAAAAAGACAGTGTCGACTACAAATATCCACAGCCATTTGCCGGACAACAGGTGACACTTCCTGGTGTAGCCGGAACTGAGCTAGGCCTGAATGCCGCTAATAGTGTTTTTGTCGATTTCAGTAAAGGCGTGGTGACTCCAATAAGACGAGCGAACTGGGATCTGGGTCTTTATCCCGGAGCAGATTTTAAAGCTATTCTTAACCATACTATGGGGGCAATGGCTTACGACACAGGGAAGCAAAATTTTGCTGATGTGCAACAGAAAGATTCTATTGATTTTGTAGATAAAATGAAGCTTGGTGTAGCAGGGAGCGGAGTATATGTAGATCCTGTAACTGGTACTGCAGCTGATTATTTAGCCAAACTAGTCACCATAAAAGTAGGCGCATCTGAGGGAGCGAGTAATATTTATATTGTTAACAGTGGTTATGCAGGTCTTCCGGAAATGACTACCCTGGTACCGGCTACTCCAACTACACCAGTTATTCCATCTGTGCCAGTTAAAAGACCATGGTACAAAGTGAAAATTTACCAGGGGACTAATGGTTATCGCATTAAACATGCGAGGATGAATATTGATAATCCTTCTTTTACTGAGTTTGTAGTCAATAAAGATCTTTCCTATAATTTTAATTTTTTTAGTTTCACCAGCCCGTCCGCGGTCGGAGAACCCGCACAATCACTATGGGATATACAATGGACATGGACCACTTCTACCATAGCCGATGCAAGTGCCACAGGTACAACAGCCGTGGCAACCCATGATTTTGTACTCATTAACTTTTTGGGAGGCGTAACCGCTGCTGAAGTGAAGATTGCAGATCAGACTGCAAATGAATATGAAAACTTTACTAAAGAAAAACTGGCAGGGATTACTTATTTAAATACGCGTGAGGCCATTGGCGTAAAATGGAGATCATTGACTACAGATGGAAGACCAGTAGTTAACAGAGATCGTTTTTATTTGGTTAAAGATGCAGATGGAAACGTTTATAAACTCAGGTTTGTAAGTTCCAGTAATGCTGACGGTGGAGTAGCAGGTGCGCCTGTTATCGAATATAGATTGGTGGATGCGGCAATAACCCCCGGAACTACCTGA
- a CDS encoding HupE/UreJ family protein, whose amino-acid sequence MHDFSLYFELGWQHILNWKGYDHILFVIVLCGAYTLTDWKRVLLLVTAFTIGHSITLALSVFKVITVKTNLIEFLIPVTILVTATSNILGGKSSRPKGVQLKYILALFFGLIHGMGFSNYLNSLLGKSTNIVAELFAFNIGLEFGQIIIVTGILLISFALINIFKVKKWNWNFFLSSAIFGISFIMAAERWPDLFR is encoded by the coding sequence ATGCATGATTTCTCTTTATACTTCGAATTGGGTTGGCAACACATATTAAACTGGAAGGGATATGATCATATTCTTTTTGTGATCGTATTGTGTGGAGCGTATACTTTAACAGATTGGAAGAGGGTATTATTACTGGTTACCGCTTTCACGATTGGCCATAGTATCACACTTGCTTTAAGTGTATTCAAGGTAATTACAGTCAAAACTAATCTGATTGAGTTTCTGATTCCGGTAACGATATTAGTTACAGCAACTTCGAATATACTTGGTGGAAAATCATCAAGGCCCAAGGGTGTGCAGTTGAAGTATATACTTGCCCTGTTCTTCGGATTGATCCATGGAATGGGTTTTTCCAATTATCTGAATAGCTTGCTGGGTAAAAGCACCAATATTGTAGCAGAGTTATTTGCTTTCAATATCGGGCTGGAATTCGGTCAGATTATTATCGTCACTGGTATATTGCTGATTTCTTTTGCCCTGATCAATATCTTCAAGGTCAAAAAATGGAATTGGAATTTCTTCCTGTCTTCCGCAATATTTGGTATCTCTTTTATTATGGCCGCAGAGCGGTGGCCTGACTTATTCCGTTAG